TTCCTCTGTAGTTAGTACAATTACTGGCAACATAATCACAGATAAAGCAAAACCACCAGCAAAGGCGCTAAATTGTTTAGTAATTAAAACAACTACTCCATAAGCAAACATACCAACGACAATTGAAGGCACACCTGTGAGGATAGAGTTGAGGAAACGCACAAAATTAGTAATTTTGTTAGTTTTGCCAAATTCTGCCAAAAATATTCCCGTCATTATCCCTACAGGAATACTCAGAAATGCACCAATACCTACCATGAGAATAGTACCAAGGATGGCATTAGCAAAGCCATTTTCAATCAACGGACGGTATAACATTTCTGGTTTAAAGCCAGAAAGTCCTCGTGATAGTATTTCCCACAAAATTGATCCTAATGGCAAGAATGCTAACAAACTCAAGATGAATGATAAACCATTCATTGCATAGGTAAACAAACGCCTCTGAGTTGGTAGAGGATCAAGTAATTGTTCTGAAAAAGATTCATCTATTTCTGGATTTATATAGTTACTCATTTCAATTTCGGATTGAGAATTTAAGATTGCTAATTATCAGTAAAAAACAAAATTTTCGGTTATGAATTTTTCTTGCCAACCCATTGAACTAATAGCACAGCGCCAATATTAACAGCTAGAGTTAAAACGAACAAAATTAAACCTAAATAACTTAATGAGCCAATATGCAATCCTGGTTCAGCTTCAGCAAATTCATTGGCTAAAACAGCAGGAATTGTATAAGCTGGATCAAGTAAAGATAGGCTAATTTGAGCAGAGTTACCAATCACCATTGTCACTGCCATTGTTTCACCAAAGGCGCGGCCTAACGCTAACATGGCCGCACTCACCATTCCTGAAAATCCTGCTGGTAATAAGACG
The Anabaena sphaerica FACHB-251 DNA segment above includes these coding regions:
- the pstA gene encoding phosphate ABC transporter permease PstA; the encoded protein is MSNYINPEIDESFSEQLLDPLPTQRRLFTYAMNGLSFILSLLAFLPLGSILWEILSRGLSGFKPEMLYRPLIENGFANAILGTILMVGIGAFLSIPVGIMTGIFLAEFGKTNKITNFVRFLNSILTGVPSIVVGMFAYGVVVLITKQFSAFAGGFALSVIMLPVIVLTTEEALKLIPTHQRLASAALGGTRFQTTFRIVVTAATPGITTGVSLAIARAAGETAPLLFTALFSQNWSDGLMSPTASLPVLIFNLYNSPDPEINKLVWTTSIILLSLVLFFSLLSRLLSRKTKFQ